The genomic DNA taatatatatgataattttcaaTGATTCGAAAAATATTTGTTATCAAGTAGCACAATATACCAGGATCTTATTTACAAGCTTTATTCTTTTCCTGTGGGTTTTATTGATAGAACATTTATACACAGGAATCTGTGTGCCATCTTtgtcttaacatatatataattcatagttGTATAGTTTTTAGATACAGTAGGTAATAATATTTGCGTGCTAGATAATAAATTCCTACATAAAATTTTAGACATCATGTGAAGACAAACTGTGTTGGCCGCTAGCAACTGAAATGGACGACttgaccaactctctctctctctctctctcttctcctctcccatccctctctctctcgctctctctatgcCTTTTCTTTAACCGTTAacgttttaaatatttgcatattaatcTTAATACGTATATAATTTAGCCCGGCCTGTGAGAGTCGAGTAGTTGGGAAGCGAAGTGGACGATTTAACCAGAGTTTACTCTTGTTATTTTCTGCATCATTGGCGTTTGTAAAACTTTAcataataaatgtaaccattgacagtttttaatatatttcatagacAAGTTTCAGACCTGGAATTCTATGGGGATGGGGGGATTTCCTTCAACTTTGTGTGAAGTTTGAGACAAGTATAAACGATATATAACTCGTCAACACCATAGATTTTGATGCATGCGAGGTATTCTGATAGATGGCATTTAAGAATATCTATTTGAAATTCTCTGTATTTCATTAACAAATAAATTCAATTCACTTTTTACTTGAACGCGTAATTTGTCTAGATGGCAAGGCAGAGTTTTTCTAAATTAACAGCCATAAAAAGgtgatatttaaattttccttcgtgCAAGTATAAATAAGTCACGTGAATAACGTATCAATTGTTTTTATAGATAAAAGTGATTAAGATTACATTTCTTTGTTATTAAAATTCTCGAgaattttgtttgaaattataCGGGATCTTCAGTCTTTAAGAAAACGGCAGAATGTGTGTTTGCAAAATGGAGAGAAGAAGGCCGAAGGTGCCAAGTATAACAAGATTATAATTGGTGATAAAGAGGATTATAATGTAAATACATTTGTATAACTCATTCGTTTTATGTACCATCACTTGTTTTTGCGTGGTTTCTAAGTTTGACAGCAACTTAGAAGTAAGTAATTTAAACATACTTTTCCTTGTAACACTTTGAAAACGTCTGGTTCAAGATGTTTTTCCATGTCACAATTTCTTACAAGTGGCCCATGCCGTTTTCCATTTCCTGTATTTTGAAGATGTTACAGTACAGCTTCTGTAAGGTATAGGCTAAATCAGAGCTCTTATAAGTCCACCCGTGGTTTTCACCACTGAATCCATATTTAGCTTCTGTCAATTCCAGTGCTTTGTAACACTATCCCACTGAAAGATCCACTGAAGAATATACAAGTTTCTCTGAGAGAGACAAAGGTCTCAGTAGAGAGATCTGCTGGAGATATTTTCCGCTACGAAGACGAGGCTACTGATGAGAACGCCCACTAGGTAGGTCAGGAATACCCCGATCATGTGCCCCATTCGGAGGATGACCTTGGTTTCATCACCCTGCGAGAAAGAaggaaattgtaatatatatatatatatatatataatatatctatatataatttatatattatgaatatcttttgtaatttttaagtaatacaacagtataatatgaagataaagacCCAtataaacactattttaacgttgcaaccatatgtttcgaagcacttccttctgtgctcctgatcactggtaaagtagtgttttatgggtcttctatcttaccatatatatatatatatatatatatatatatatatatatatatatatatatatatatacacgtatgcacACACATTTACTCAGTCTGTTTCTTAGAAGCTTGATGAAGTTAAACATCCCTTTACTGCAATAAAACATAAACAgaagttgaatgaaaactttgaataCCATAAGACTATATAGACACGTTAAAAAATCAACGGACGAATATTGCTGCAAATATTAACGACGATTTGCCTATCATTTCTTTCCGTTGTTCGTGGCCTTATATAATTACCGCTGTGTCGTCGTCCGCTGTTTGTGCTTGCTTGTTCATTTGTTTGTTGTCTTGTTTGTTCCGGTCTTTCTTCGCCCTTCTGGCGTTCGAGGCCATGACGTCTTGGAGCCAGAAGTCTATAATTCCACCTTCGATGAGTCTATCCGTCAGCTGGGCGAACCGAGGGAGAAATGGCGCCCCTTTtctgaaatgttatatatatatatgtagcgaaTTCAGaacagatgaaagagagagagagagagagagagagagagagagagagagagagagagagagagagagagggggggggcggtaTTTCTACTGTAATATTGTATATAGGTAACTATATAAAAACTtctctataagagagagagagagagagagagagaaaagtatttccactatatatgtaatattgtatgtatgtaactatatAAAAACTTCTCTATACAACAGAGAGAGGaaacgagagagcgagagaaaagacATGTGtatttatactctatatatgtaGCTTCGTATTAAggtaattgtataaaaaaaatttcacaaaacgagagagagagagagagagagagagagagagagagagagagagagagagagagagagagagagagaggcctaaaaCCTTATAAGGAGGTATAGTTAGTTATTCGTTGGAGTTGCAGTCAGCTAGGGTCTTTGCAACACAGATTCATCCTAGAACACTTGTTGGCAATGGGCACGTCAACACATATACACCTTCTGTCCCCGTGGGGGTGTAGGTAATGCAGTCAGTGCACCAtacgcggtgcattgtaggcgttACGTATAAGGTTCTTAATTGctgtaacacctttcattccgttcgtattctctttcttctctgtcttACTTTTGTACTTAAATTACTATGAAGAAATCTCCATATCCTCGAGCAATAAATTCAAATGTACGGTGTCATTCATACATCGATATAGTACTAGCTTACGGTTCACCACAgctaattttcttcttcttcttcttcttgttcccagctttatccctattcggggtcgccgtttttaacgagtctcttccatctacctctgtcctgtgtcatttcctcccgtacgcccttctccctcatatcatctctaatgcaatctctccgcTTGGTCTtaagtcttcctctccttcgtgttccatccacctctaCGTCTATCCCTTCTCTTGCCAGCTAATAATGGCAACAGAATAAATTGCAACTGAAAGATAGTATAGTACCACTCACCGGAACATCCACCCAAGAGCTGGTGTTAGAGCGTATCCTTGTCTGCTGAGGTAGAAAGGTGTCTGTCCGTAAGCGTTCGCGTAATTAGGCTCCATCTCCGTCTGGATTCGATTCCTACTCGTCAACAACGCGTACCAACCTCTAGAACTTTCTTGAGGCCAGCGTTCACGCTCACGGACTGAGACAATACAGAAATGCACGAAACTGTGAATCTGTTATCGAATTACATGATGACATAAATAACTCAAGTTTAGATTGCAAAATATATTACACGAATTCAAACCCACACTCGTCCCAAAAGAACCAGTGTTCTTTGCagtttaaaatattcagtttattAGAAAGCTTATATGGCAATAGCTCAGTGTAGCTAGATTTCATTGTCAACTCACTGGTGTTCGTCTGATATCCACAAAACCACAGAAATACTCACGATTTTCATGTTTTGCTTTCATTTCAACTAACAATGCAACTTACCTCAACTCTCTTTGCAACCTGCTTGATGACGGGGGTCGTGCTTTGCCTGAAATAAGAGTCAGCAACGCCGTAAAGCACGACCTCGTCGCAGCCCCATCGCCACTTCGGTTTGGCCACGAGGTCATAGTAATTGTCAATCGGCTTCGTCTTCCCTTGTGCTGTCAGGTGGGCGACGAGGGAAGATCTGTAGCCTGTAGAGAGTAGGAAGCAAACAGCCAACCACCATCCCACGAGCATCTGAGGATGATGTTCTAGATTAAAGGGGTTTAAGAGGAATAGCTTGGTAAGGGATAGGCAACATCGGTAACTCAGAGTTTgactgctgaagagcaagagcccatgccagcataaggctggcttaatctatcatcACCAGTCTGAGTTTGATTCTGGTCTAGATAGGTAACTGTCACAGTCTTTGATTTTGGTCTAGGTAGGTTACAGTTTCAGAGCTTGGTTTTGGTGTCTAGATAGGTAACTCAAAGAGCTTGATTTTGGTCTAGGTAGGTAACTCCTCGACAGAGCTTCATTTTGGTCTAGGTAGGTAACTCTTTCACAGAGCTTGATTTTGGTTTAGATAGGTAACTCCTTCACAGGACTTGATTTTGGTCTGGGTTGGTAACTCCTTGACAGAGTTTGATTTTTATCTAGATAGGTAACTGTAAAAGAGCTTGATTTGGGTCTAGGTAGGTAACTCCTTCACAGGGCTTGATTTTGGTTTTGGGGAGTTAAGTCATTCATAGAGCTTGATTTTGGTCTGGGTAGGTAACTTCTTCACAGAGCTTGATTTTGGTCTAGAGAGCTGGGTTTTGGTCTGGGTAGGTAACTCTGTCACATAGCTAGTTTCTGGTCTAGGCAGTGAATGAGgaaaagtttaatctcaggaTAGCttggaaaagaggagagagattttgaattttgagaacagaagttcaagcaaagttgcattttttatatttttttattttgttaatttatgtttacatttttaacAGCGATCTCTtaattctctctgtatttcccattaccttctgttacttctctctaATGAATACCATAGTAGCCTTtgaaggcttgaatttcaagtcaatggcccatctgggggacttgttccatatggtAGAATTCATCTTTTTGAAAAATCTATATTTCTATTTGAGAAATCTAGAAGCAAACCTAACCTGTCCAAGGAAATTGCTAGGAGGCCTGGAAGGCGGGTCTTCTAAAATGACCGCGAAGCTGAAGAAGACGGCCGTGGTCAGCGACATTGGGTCTTGTTTAGCGTAGTAGGAACGTGCCATCTGTATGACCCAGAGAGATAACCCCCAAGCAATGATGGCCACCAGGATGGTAATCCAGACAGAAACTGGAAAAAAGCATTGTATACTTGTGTAAATCATAAATGGTCAAGCCCTTGCTCCTTTCCTTACCCCATTAGCACATGGGGCATTAGGAAGAGTTAATCTACTGGTCATAAGTGCACATGGTATGAGGTTCCTGACCCTACTCAAATTTTCTACTCTCAAAATCCAGTAAGTGCAGAAGTCCATCACATGTTACCTACCCTTGTAAGGACGTATTATAATGAGGTACTGGGGTAGCAATTGAGGCTTCAGAGAGACAATGATGAACTGATCTGCCGGGTAAGCTCGCTTGTAGTCAGACATTATAAGTCTTTCCAGAAAGATAGAAGTTGCGGTCGAAAAGTCGGCTTCTTGTCGCTGGATGACCCCACTGGCACCGTTCCAAGTGCCGTTGGAATCGACCACGCCGGGTATCATGTCTTTGGGTACACGCACCACATAGCTGATGGTTGAAATGTTATGTGATTATGAGAAAAAGAGGTTTGCAGAGAACTGGAATGGCCAGATATTGTCAGCCATAGTATACTAGAGATTATCAGAGACCAGAGGCAGTAGTTAATGGTCAGAGCCTTGCTTTTAGATGTCCTAAGTTCAGTGGGGGCCAAGTGTTGAGTGCAGTTATTAGTGATGCATCAAGTGCTGTAAGAAGTCAAGTTACAGAACTGCAAGAATCTTTGCTCAGTATCTGCCCTATTTGACTACCCCTCACTGTTCTGTAGTCCTGATGTTGACTCCCTGTCAGTTCAAGGCTAGGTCTGGTAAAGACAGGACAAACCCCACCCCCTCATAATTCGAAGAGATGATAGATTCAGTCTACAATCTTTTATGAACCTTCATAGAAACGGTTCAGAAAAGATGGTTCTGAGAAATGACCAGACAACCCACCTGAAATTGGCCCGAGAAGAAAATTCCTGGAAAGTCCTTTTGTCAAGGGAGTCCAGGAGGGTCACCGTTGTCCCTGGCTCATCTGAATCCAGTTTGTAGTTGGAATACGGAAAGTAGGCGATGGTTATCACCTTCATTTGAACACCGTGGAAGTTATCCAGATGTTCTGGAGTAAGGACGAAAAGAGGTTCAAATGCACCGAATAAGTTACATTCATTCGTACGAGTATGCAACGTGTAAATTTAGTGTTAGACtgatgtaacaatatatatatatatgatatatatatatatatatatagatatatatatatatatactacacacacacaaaacacaagatttttattttttcaattattaagccTCAAATACCCCACAACATCGGATTCACTTTACCTTTGCCCTTTGCAACAACTTGCACCCAAAGAgaattatataggtatatgattGTGCATCTACTTTGACCAAGATTCGAACGACTGAGATTTGAACTATGCATTTGTGGAGTGGTGTAACATCAACCCTACGTCAAGtactttatattttaatgtttattgtcAATCAAGTGGAAATGTAGTTACCAGATAATGGCAGGTACAGCTGAGGTACTCTTGATCCATGTGACCAGGGGCGGAATGGGTCTGATTTCTGGTTTGCCTCTGTTGCAGTACAAGCAACGACTGAAGAAGGAATATCCTGGAAAGAATAGATAATACCTCTGGGAAATGTTTTATTTCTCACTTAATTTCCTGCTGAAACCGTTTCTAAAGGGTCATTTCATACTGTTGTCCATTACTCAGGAAGGTGGAATCCCAGCCCTCTCTGCTTCAATAAACCTCAGGGCTTGCCCATTACAACTGAGACTCGACAAGGTTTGTGGTGGCCCGGCCCATAttgttgtcagacgcacgattatggctaaatttaaccctaaagcaaatgaaacctactagggctagagggctgcaatttggtgtgtttgatgattggaggctggatgatcaacgtatcaatttgcagccctctagcctcagtagtttttaagatctgaggacagtTTTCTTTTCCGAAAACTAAAACTCACCTCTACTCTTTGGACTAGCATTCAAGTATTCCCAGATGCTGCGCTTCGAGGAATCGGAGAGATTAGCAGTTGAGGAAGGATGAGTGGAATTCTCCTGAAGTCCTACGAACAGGACATAAAGGAGTTTTTGAAGGCATCATTGTCGAGCAAGGACCTCACATCACCTCTTGGGCCGATGATCAGGAGTCTCGTTTCGGGCCATCTCCAGAGTCTGACAGCGTCCAGAAATCTGTATAGGATTAAAGAGAGAAAGGAGTGCTCATTTCTGTCCAATGTCTCTTCCGTACCATCTATCTCTAGTGCTTTCTATAGGTCTTCCATTTTTCATCCCTGTACAGTGCACCACTTTcaggtgctactttggcttgtgaTCTAAGCGTCACCGCTGAGGTGCTAGTACCAccaaggccaacagaattttAATTCTGTTGGCCTTGAACACCACTAAACATGAtggaagctcaatgggacgccgtgtttagtactgcaCTAACCCCTTGGGGATTAAAGATgccgtttattaatataatttgtcgacatCGCAATACAGAAATGGGTGTGTGTAATACCTTGCTCCCCGAGGGACTATACTAAAAACTGCGCCTCATTGAGCTTCCGTCATGTTTAATATTAGCACTTCGGAGGTTTTCCTCATGTACAGATGGTGTGCACTTACTTGATAATGTTGTTGGTGTCATTGCCAGTAAAATCAATCTACATCACACGACACGTGATGGTAACGCTACCCCACAATCTTTGGTAAACTCTTCGCTTAATAACTGCCTGTGGGTTATCACGTCGACATCCACAGCAACCAGTGGTTGTGAAGAATGGAAGCATCCTCTGGAATTCAGAGGAAAAGTATAGACGTTTTCAGCAAAAGAAAAGTTAATATCAGTAGCTGGAACTGGGCCGAAGAACAACTGGGTTAGATCCAGATTGCAtccgtaggaaaaaaaaaagggggggggggaattaggCAAGATTTAAGCAAATTGTCCCATTGAATTCCACTGGGAAAGTCTTCACGGAAGTACTCGAAGCACTGGGGATGATCAATGCTCGTTTAGTTTACTCTGTGGGaccttaaatttatatataaatttgataatGTATTTGTCCTAATTACTGATATCTTATTTCAGCGTTTCCAATTACCTTCTTTTACTAATTTcgaatgaaaaccatattcttttgaagcagGAATTTCAAGTCGGttgcccctgtggtgggcttgttccatatgaatagggttcatctgaataacaatgataatgattatagtGACAAGGGGGAGTGCAGCTCCTCACAGAAGGAAGGAACATGTAGTTAATGACATATTTAGATTTTCAGAAAGCCAACTGCTAATTTCTGTAAATCTAGGTATACTGACCAAGCTGTCAGAACTTTGAAGATGCCTGCAAGAACGGGTAGACAGACAAGGAATGGTTATAACTTGAACTAGTAATGCCATTCGTACGCGAAAGCACACTCATACACAAGTAAACGCCAAGCGTATTGACTTACAATTCTACATTGTAGATTACGATATTACCGAAAATAATGTCACAATACCCCTAGGCCTAGTAAGCAGAAACGGGAAAAGAAGGGAAATAATTATAACATGAATGACTGACGCTATTTCTACGTACGCACTTAAATTATACACAAGTACACGCCAAgctatttacttaaaactttacACTTCAAAACTAATATCCTATACCTAAGAACGAACGGCATCCCGGAGTAGCCAGTGGTTTGAGTCACCACGACGAAGGTGACATCCGCTAGAAACTTGCAGAGCGATTTCCAGAATGGCcagttgttgctgctgttgttcgaTTGCAACGCCACCAATTGGCTCCTCCCGGTTCGCGTACAGAGTACTGCCGACCCGAACGTTCATCATGGAGATCAGAATGACGAGTTTGAACATCTGGTGTcgaaatgaatttatttatttattttttcgtattctttggaagcttgaatttcaagtcagtggatcctgtgggcttgttccatataaatagggttcatcttctgtataataataataataataataataataataataataataataataataataataataatagagaaatgtgAATGAATGTTTATGATTCAGCAAGCGGCCATAGGCCTACTCGGTTTCGGTTTGATTTTGGGTGATaagaaatgcattattattattattattattattattattattattattattattattattattattattattatacagaagatgaacgcaattcataaggaacaagaccaccacaggggccactgacttgaaattccagctgaCGAAGAAagtgaaagtattattattattattattattattattattattattattattattattattattattattattattcagatttaacaaatattcatattaataatgaatgatatGTCTTTGGAAAAACTAAACACTTCAGTAGATTGAATTACCAAGGCACAAATAAAAGTGATCCTCCTTTTTAAGAGCAAACCTGTAATAACAGCTAAAGCCATACACTGAACATTTTCCTTAAAGAAAGACGGAGACCGCACAGGTCTAAAGACCTTTTTTCCTTCTTACCTGGAAAATCAGTCAGTTGCTCAACCGAGCGACGGTCGATTGTAGATGTTTGCTCAAGAGCTCAGCAACAAAGACTGAGGTCCTCAGGAGGCACCGTTGCAAAGGCAGCACTTCTGAAGTGAACTGGAGCCTAGACCCTCCTGGAAAAGGTTGTACTATAGGTCTAGGAAATCCGTATTGAAGTGGCCCCGCCCATTGGTCCTTTTTTCCAGCGGTCTCTGTTATTCCAGCCAATGAAATCGACTGGAAAGAAGCCTTGTGCCGACAACGCTTGCATGGAGGTTGACTGATTGGCAGGAGCGGTGCCGTTGCAAATGTCAAATTGAATATGCTGCCAACTCATATACTAACATTGAatggattttgtgaatataaagtctctctctctctctctctctctctctctctctctctctctcaggaataggcTTATATATACCTACAGTGTCTGATAATACTTGCTTTCCTTCTATTTCAGCTTCTGcaattatataaacacacgcaTCACATCTTGGCTTGAAAGTGCAGTCTACTGAATCACACTAGTATACTAGGAGTAGCAGCAGGCTTCGATCTAAGGTCCTTATCTAGCCCAGGTTAGGTCAAAGCTGGAAATGGAAGAGTAAGAAAAATTTGGCCatgatttttaataattcaaaaaatattttgtcacatttgatattttgatatatttttgacGTTCTAGGCTTATTATCCACGGACCTCATCTTGTAACTTAGTTACTATGATGTCTCCCTTTGTAGCTGACAGTGCTGCATTGGATCGtgtaactttttttcattcttttactataaCCCTTATCAGTCGACTCACCATCAGTACAATTAACAGCTTATGCCATCAGAGGCTAATTTATTTAAAGGGgaaatagccatttttttttctccaaggcCAGAATATTCTTTCCTCTGGTCATATCATCGGCCTATAGGTTCATCCAGTTATATATCACCAGGCCTGTTATGCGTTTAGGCCTAGGAATACGAGACTGAATCCCTCCAAGCAATATTTTATCTTTGGATTCTCTTATGGAATTAATCGGGCCTAATAATTTTGCTAAGTATATCTGTAAGACAGGTATCCTCATAACTGGATTATGTTAGCTATTAACGTGCCTTGTTTTTGCGGCGACCAGACGTGAAAAAAGTAGGAATAAAGAAAAGGCAGCATCTCGAACCACTcgtttcattttaatatattattctgaaagagaggagaaagagtTTACATCCACGACAACACTTGGCTTGTCTGGCGAACTTTCATTGGTTATACAGACCTCCGTTGATTGGCGGCTACCctttaagaaaaatgtatatcaGAGATTTTGTATCTTCGCCTTTCACTCAACGGTAGAGCGACCCAGCACATTTGATGAACGGGAAGTGACGGCTGCCGATAATATTGACAAATGGTATAGACTGGTTGGTCGGAGGGAATCAacctgtttctttgttttttacctGTAAGCAGTGCCACTTTTATTGATGTATTTGTTTAAATTAGCAAGTGAATAGTTTATCCATGAGATCCGCATGATTTCCTCGCCCAACTCCCGCCCGAAATTATATAAGTGTTACTACTACATTTTCTCAAGAGACTTTATTTCCAATTTATTTATTGGTGATTTTGTTTACTCTGTAATTTGTCCCTTGATAGCtaacacttcttcttcttcttcttgaattggAAATGGACACGCCTCTCTCTTGAATATAcccttataaaaaagaaataaaaacctcATTTTTGGATGCATTATGTGAATTTACAATGACGAAATATAGCTCGAAATCTTTCAAAGAACCTGGACGTAATCAGTGAGACGACTGGTACCGTGTAACTCAAGTAACTGGTCGAAACTTTTAGCCTTTAAATTGTCTGAAGGCGCACAAATCATTTACCAGTCTAAACCTGTGTCATGATTTGAATTATCTTTAAGATTATGCTCACAAAATTATTCTAAGTTGTCTAGATTTTAAGGAGTTGTGAATTTTAGTGAAGTGTAACAAAAACTATCGTGTTCGGAAAGAATTATTCCAAATTGCCAGCCATTGGAGAAGTTATTGTATATTGAAATGCATAAAAacagttattttactttttaattctttCTGTTGTTTGTGGTAACTTGATAAATGCTCATACATTTTTAATAGGACTACTTTTTCATATATAGTCTCCATAAAGATGCAAGGCGTTTTAACAATTGATATAACTATCTTaggaaactaataataatagtaactataTAGTCTGTTTTTCGGGAAGTAAACGATTTACAGTCTAATTAATTTCGTACTCATTCGCTATTATTGTGTTCTTCTGAATTCGTCGTCGTGTTGtaatttagaacaaaataatctagttatattttacttaaaagcTAGTGATCTCATGTTTTCTAAGTATTATCATGGGCACAGGCATTTGTTTATTTACGAGGCAAAGGGAATCTATGTCAGCACTAGTGTCCAATGAATATTTCTCATTTGCGAAGGCATGTGTAATTCCAAATAAATATTTGGAAAAGGCTCATAAAGAAACATTGTAAAAGACTGTGTGAAGGTCCTGGCTCAGTTTATCCGTTAGACACCAGATGGAGTCAGAAGATACCAGATGGTACTATCATTTTGAAAAGCTCTTACAACTTTGAGTCTTACTCATATTTATAATGAAACTTCATACTCTTTTAACGTAATTTGACCTTATGTGGCTGGCTCTCGGAGTGTTACATCGATTTACCTTTTCCTATCTTGGCAAAATGGGTGGGAGGAGAGACTGGTAAAGTAGTTGGTTCCAAGgccctttaaatatactcggagtatatttaaaggaccttggttggTTCTATAGACTCAGAACCTGGCTTGCTCTTAACCAGCCATCACCGCTACATTTTGTTTTCTCAGCCTCCAAAACAATTAATGTTATGATACGATAGAAAATAAGTTGACCAGCCAcctgttttattttatcattacctCACCTGCCAAAAAGCTCTGTATGCTAAACGAGTCTAGTATGTCAGCGTTAATTTTTCAGTTGAAAAATTCTTGTGATATTCCGAAAATGTGTAGTATACCATCCACAAGCTATACATTCATCATTTCCAGATAGGCAAGGTTCTCACTGTTAAATGATATGATAAAATGAGCATTAGAATAGTGTATTGGTTATTACAACATTTTAAAGGCCGCCCCTAAAAGGTAGGCCTAGGTCTATGAAGTCAAATtggaaatatttaaattattgtaaaaaatcAACTAAATTAGTATTGTAAATAGGTGAAATTTAATGCCCGTCCCTAGAAGGTAGGCCTAAGTCTATATGAA from Macrobrachium nipponense isolate FS-2020 chromosome 43, ASM1510439v2, whole genome shotgun sequence includes the following:
- the LOC135213785 gene encoding uncharacterized protein LOC135213785, with amino-acid sequence MIPGVVDSNGTWNGASGVIQRQEADFSTATSIFLERLIMSDYKRAYPADQFIIVSLKPQLLPQYLIIIRPYKVSVWITILVAIIAWGLSLWVIQMARSYYAKQDPMSLTTAVFFSFAVILEDPPSRPPSNFLGQVRFASIKPALCWHGLLLFSSQTLSYRCCLSLTKLFLLNPFNLEHHPQMLVGWWLAVCFLLSTGYRSSLVAHLTAQGKTKPIDNYYDLVAKPKWRWGCDEVVLYGVADSYFRQSTTPVIKQVAKRVESVSVNAGLKKVLEVGTRC